In Thermodesulfobacteriota bacterium, the genomic window GTCCCCCTCCACCCCGTGGAGAGGTGGGGGAAAGCCCCGACCTACCCAGCTTCACGCCGGAGGGGATTCCCGTAAGGGCGTAGGGGCGCGTTCCGGGGGTTCGGGGCCAAGTCCGCTCGTAGCACCCGGGAATCCCCGCAGGAGCGGCCTCGGCCGCGAACTTCGGCCCCCCCCACCGCAAGGAGAACCCATGTTTCTCCATTCCCTGATCGCCACCGACCTCTCGGCCGGCTCCGGCCCCCTGCTGGAGTGCACGACCCAGCTCCAGGCCCTGGGCACCCAGCGCGTCACCCTGGCCCACGTGGCGGAGACGCGGCACTCGGTAGGCCTCGACGACGCCCTGGCCGAGGACCACCTCCCCGAGCTCGAAGCGCAGGCGCAGACCCTGCGCGAACAGGGCTACGCGGTGGAGACCCGGCTCGCCAAGGGCGTGGCCTGGTACGAGGTAGTGGAGGCGGCCCGCCAATCTGGAGCCGACCTCGTGGTAACCGCCTCCCACGGCCGGGGCGCCGTGCTGAGCTCGCTCTTAGGGGGTACTGCGGCGCGGATCGTGGAGTACGCTCCCTGCCCGGTGCTGGTGCTGCGGATGAGTCTCATGGCGGAGGACGGCGGGCGCTACTGCCCGCTTCGCTTCTCCAAGGCGCTCGACCACGTGCTCTTCCCCACGGACTTCTCCGAGGCCGCACGGAAGGCCTTCGAGGTGCTCCAGGGGCTGGCCGGCCGCATCGGGCGGATCTCGCTGGTCCACGTAAACCAGCGGGTGGCCTGGGAGCACCTGGCGCCCGAGATCGCCGCGAGCTACACGGAGGACGACGCCCGCAGGCTCGGGGACATGACCGAGGTCCTCCAGGGCGCGGGATGCAGGCGCGTCGCATCGCAGATCGCCCAGGGAGACCCCCGCAAGGTCCTCCTGGAGCAGGCCGCCCAGGAGGACGTGAGCCTCGTCGTCATGGGGACTCGGGGCTGGGGCGAGCTGCCCGGCATGCTCCTCGGGAGCACGGCCTACAGCCTGGTGCGCCGGGCCCGGGCGCCGGTGCTCCTGGTGAGGGGTTGACCGGGGTCAAGGCGCGGAGTCCGCGGCACCTGTTTCCATGGGGGCGCCGCGCCCTGCGGTCTTCCTCCTCCGGAGTTGCCATGAACGCCACCCCTTCCCTTCCCCGCTTCGAACGGCAGCCCAGTGCGGCCGCACCGGCTCAGGCCGAGCCGGCCCGCCTCCCCCACCCCTCCAAGCTCTTCGTCGAGACGACCACCCGGTGCAACCTGCGCTGCGCCATGTGCGTGAAGCAGACCCACGACCACGGCATGGAGGAGGGCGACCTCTCGCTTCGGACCTTCCGGGCACTGGAGCCCGCCTTTCCGCAATTGGACGCCCTGGTGCTCTCAGGCATCGGAGAGCCCCTCCTGCACCCGGGGCTCGAAGGCTTCATCCGGCTCGCGCGCCGCGCCATGCCCGCCTCCGGCTGGATCGGCTTCCAGTCCAACGCGCTGTTGCTCGACGATGCCCGGGCGCTCTCCCTCCTCGACGCGGGCCTCGACCGGATCTGCCTCTCCCTGGACGCGGTCTCCCCGGCCACTTTCCGACGCCTCCGGGAAGGGGGCGAGGTGGGGGCCGTGGACCGCGGCCTTGCGGCCCTTGGCCGGGCCGAGGCCGCCACCGGCCGCCAGATCGCCAAGGGCATCGAGTTCGTGGCCGTGCGCGACAACGTGGCCGAGCTCCCCGAAGTGGTCCGGTGGGCCGCCCGCCGGGGGGCGACCTTTGCCCTGGTCACCCAGGTTCTCCCCTACGACGAGCGCCTCGTGGAGCAGGCCGCCTACGATCCCAACACGGACGTGGCCGTGGGGTTCTTCGAGCCGTGGCGCAAGCGCGCCCGGGCCGAAGGGGTGGACCTGGCGCGCTACTTCGAGGTCCTGTGGAAGTACACCAAGACCCCGGAGGAAGAGCGCATCGTCGCCTTCATCGAGGCCGTGAAGGCCGACGCCCACGCCCGGGACGTGTTCGTCAACGTCCAGAAGATCCTCGAGCGAGACGAGACGTGGATCTCCTACGTGGAGGAGGTCTTCGGAGAAGCCGCGGCGGCTGCCCGGGAGGAAGGGCTGGAGCTGCGCCTGCCCGAGGTGGTTCCCCACGGCGACCGGCGCTGCGCGTTCGTGGAAGAGGGGGGTGCGTTCGTATCCTGGGATGGGAACGTCCACCCCTGCTACTTCCTCTGGCACGGCTACCGGTGTCTCATCAACGGGCGGGAGAAGTTCGTACGCCCACGGGTCTTCGGAAACACGAAGGAAGGGGGCATCCTCGACATCTGGAAAGACCCCGCCTACCGCGCCTTCCGGGAGGGCGTGACCCGCTACGACTACCCCTTCTGCTCGGATTGCAACCTGGCCAAGTGCTGCGACTACGTCACGGCCGAGGAGTTCGAGCAGGACTGCTTCCTCAACGCCGAGCCCTGCGGCGACTGCCTGTGGTGCAAGGGGGTGTTCCACTGCCTGTCGTGACACCCCGTCCCAGCCGACCCCCGAAAGGAGTACCCAAGATGCCGGCTACCTTGCAGGTCTTCGATCCCCCCCTGTGCTGTTCCACCGGCGTGTGCGGTCCCGGCGTGGACCCGGGGCTGGCCCGCTTCGCCGCCGACCTCAAGCGCCTGCAAGAACAGGGAGTGCGCGTCGAACGGTTCAACCTGGCCCAGGACCCCGGGGCGTTTGCGCGAAGCTATGCGGTGAGCAAGGCGCTCGCCGAGGAGGGCCAGGCCTGCCTGCCCTTGGTCTTGGTGGATGGGAAGATCGTCAGCCGGTGCTCCTACCCCACCTGCGAGCAGTTGGACCGCCTGATCCTGGGCAGCTCGGGGGAAGAGCCGGGGCTCTATTCCGGCGCCGTGGAAGAGCTCGTGGCCATCGGCGCCGCCATCGCGTCCAACTGCGAGCCGTGCTTCAAGCACCACTGCGGCCAGGCCCTCAAGCTGGGCGTGAGCCGGGAAGACATGGCACGCGCGGTGCGAACCGCCCAGATGTGCTGGGCACGCCACTGGGTTCCGCGCCCCGCGCAATTCCCGGCGCTTCGGGCATCGAGGCGCTCAACGTCGATCCCGAGGCCGCCGCCCTGGAGGCGGACCTGCGCCGGGCCGGGATCGAGCCCTATGCTTGGGTGGTCAACCAGAGTCTGACTCCCCTCACACTACGCGATCCCCTGCTTCGGGCCCGCCGCCGAGCTGAGGCCCGGTACCTGAAGGAAGTCGCCGAGAGCCATCCGCGGGTCGTGGTACTGCCATGGCATGCGGAACCCGGCTTGGGTCTGGAATCGAACGGAGGAAGGATCCCATGAACATCACGTCGCTGCTGCACTCCATCGGCTGAACGACCTGAGGCGATGACGCGCCACCGGCAGTTAGCCGGCGTAGCTTGCGGTTTTTGGACGGAACCAAAGTAACGGTCAACGGTCTCAACGAGATCATGGCGGCCCTGCATGGTCTGGGAAGACCTGCGAACCACAGCGCCGCCGATGAAATCCTGCACCTCTTGAAGGCTGCCAAGAACTACATTCCCGCTTCCGAAGTCGTCCGGAGGGAATACCAGCACCTCCTCATCGAGGAGTACAAGGCCTACCTTGCCGTCAAAGATCGGGCGGGAGATCGGCCGTGAAAAGATGGACGGCTCGGGTGGTTGCCCACGGACCGAGGGCAGCGGCGGCCCGGGACTCCGGGGCGGAATCCGGCATCCGAATGCCGCCCCGAAGCCCGCTGCAGCTTAGATCTTCTTGGGCGCAACGTCGTAGATGTTCGGCTTCTTCTCGTCGTGTCCGCTGTGGCAGGTGAGGCAATTCATCTTGCCTCGGGTGTTTTCCATCTCCCCCCCCATGTCGTGGCACGCCCGACACGCCGTCACTGCTTCCGGGGTCGGGAACTCACCCTTGAAGGAGCCCGCGAGTTGCGCGTTGAGGGCGATCACGGTCTCCCTCGTCACGCAGGCGGCGATATGGGCGCAACGTTCGGTTCGCTCCTTCGAAAAGGCCTTTGCCCCGGACGCCTTGGTCCAGTGAGAGATCGAGACGTGGCAGAGGGTGGAGTCCGCCCTCGAGGGCTTGATCTCCATCTGCGCCCGCTTGATCGGGACATCGGGGAGAGCCGTGTACTGGTAGTGGTTGAACACCTCG contains:
- the arsD gene encoding arsenite efflux transporter metallochaperone ArsD → MPATLQVFDPPLCCSTGVCGPGVDPGLARFAADLKRLQEQGVRVERFNLAQDPGAFARSYAVSKALAEEGQACLPLVLVDGKIVSRCSYPTCEQLDRLILGSSGEEPGLYSGAVEELVAIGAAIASNCEPCFKHHCGQALKLGVSREDMARAVRTAQMCWARHWVPRPAQFPALRASRRSTSIPRPPPWRRTCAGPGSSPMLGWSTRV
- a CDS encoding radical SAM/SPASM family putative metalloenzyme maturase — encoded protein: MNATPSLPRFERQPSAAAPAQAEPARLPHPSKLFVETTTRCNLRCAMCVKQTHDHGMEEGDLSLRTFRALEPAFPQLDALVLSGIGEPLLHPGLEGFIRLARRAMPASGWIGFQSNALLLDDARALSLLDAGLDRICLSLDAVSPATFRRLREGGEVGAVDRGLAALGRAEAATGRQIAKGIEFVAVRDNVAELPEVVRWAARRGATFALVTQVLPYDERLVEQAAYDPNTDVAVGFFEPWRKRARAEGVDLARYFEVLWKYTKTPEEERIVAFIEAVKADAHARDVFVNVQKILERDETWISYVEEVFGEAAAAAREEGLELRLPEVVPHGDRRCAFVEEGGAFVSWDGNVHPCYFLWHGYRCLINGREKFVRPRVFGNTKEGGILDIWKDPAYRAFREGVTRYDYPFCSDCNLAKCCDYVTAEEFEQDCFLNAEPCGDCLWCKGVFHCLS
- a CDS encoding universal stress protein, with translation MFLHSLIATDLSAGSGPLLECTTQLQALGTQRVTLAHVAETRHSVGLDDALAEDHLPELEAQAQTLREQGYAVETRLAKGVAWYEVVEAARQSGADLVVTASHGRGAVLSSLLGGTAARIVEYAPCPVLVLRMSLMAEDGGRYCPLRFSKALDHVLFPTDFSEAARKAFEVLQGLAGRIGRISLVHVNQRVAWEHLAPEIAASYTEDDARRLGDMTEVLQGAGCRRVASQIAQGDPRKVLLEQAAQEDVSLVVMGTRGWGELPGMLLGSTAYSLVRRARAPVLLVRG